The following are encoded together in the Falsiruegeria litorea R37 genome:
- a CDS encoding amino acid ABC transporter substrate-binding protein produces the protein MRLFSLALATATLVAGAAAAQTLDRIKETKQFNIGFRTDAAPLSYIDANDKPAGYSPIICDQIAQAIADKLELTELNATFIPVDSKTRFDKVASGEIDLLCGAATITLSRRELVDFSIPTYIDGTDVLLPREASGDLRQLAGKKIGMRSATTTEEAVKNSFSAAGVKAQMVRFDTHPAGITALKNGEISAYFADQSILLVNYIAAGMGNDFKISGEIMTVEKHGLAMARGDADFRLLVDSVLSELYGTGAMADIFQTALPGVKPGFALDALHMVAPTLP, from the coding sequence ATGCGCTTGTTTTCCCTTGCCTTGGCAACCGCCACGTTGGTTGCCGGGGCAGCTGCGGCCCAGACCCTGGATCGCATCAAAGAGACCAAACAGTTCAACATCGGGTTCCGCACAGATGCGGCCCCCTTGTCGTACATAGATGCCAACGACAAACCCGCTGGCTATTCCCCCATCATCTGCGATCAGATCGCCCAGGCCATCGCCGACAAGCTAGAGCTGACCGAGCTGAACGCCACCTTCATCCCGGTTGATTCCAAAACTCGGTTCGACAAGGTCGCAAGCGGTGAAATCGACCTGCTGTGTGGTGCGGCCACAATCACGCTCAGCCGCCGGGAGCTGGTGGACTTCTCGATCCCCACATACATCGACGGCACCGACGTGCTGTTGCCCCGTGAAGCCAGCGGTGATCTGCGGCAACTGGCGGGCAAGAAAATCGGGATGCGCAGCGCCACCACCACCGAAGAAGCCGTGAAGAACTCGTTCTCGGCGGCAGGAGTCAAGGCACAGATGGTCCGGTTTGACACGCACCCTGCAGGGATCACCGCCCTCAAGAACGGCGAGATCTCGGCCTATTTTGCCGATCAATCCATTTTGTTGGTGAACTACATCGCCGCAGGTATGGGCAATGACTTCAAGATCTCGGGCGAGATCATGACGGTTGAAAAACATGGTCTGGCGATGGCGCGCGGGGATGCTGATTTCCGCCTGCTGGTCGACAGCGTCCTGTCCGAGCTTTACGGCACAGGCGCGATGGCCGACATTTTCCAGACCGCTCTGCCGGGTGTCAAGCCTGGCTTTGCTCTGGATGCCCTGCATATGGTTGCACCGACGCTGCCCTGA
- a CDS encoding lytic murein transglycosylase, which yields MPRSILIPALFALGLLAQPVLAAPCGNTGSGFEAWKNDFAKQARKAGVRKRGLQALAQARYATRTIAADRNQKSFRYSLEKFMQIRGADTIVAQGRKRKARNAQFYATLERQYGVPAGVLIAIHGMETGFGNFMGDSQVVSAITTLAYDCRRSDFFIPHAIGALKLVDQGAITSATKGAKHGELGHTQFLPGNALTYGVDATGDGRVDFYNLTDALASTANFLRQKGWKPGKGYQPGEPNFAVIKQWNAATVYQKSIAIMGARIDN from the coding sequence ATGCCCCGATCCATATTGATCCCAGCCCTCTTCGCCCTTGGCCTGCTGGCCCAACCCGTTCTGGCAGCCCCTTGCGGCAACACCGGATCAGGGTTTGAAGCCTGGAAGAATGACTTTGCCAAACAAGCCCGCAAAGCAGGCGTTCGCAAACGTGGCTTACAAGCCCTGGCACAAGCCCGCTATGCCACCCGAACTATTGCAGCGGACCGCAACCAGAAGAGTTTTCGCTATTCTCTTGAGAAATTCATGCAGATCCGTGGGGCTGACACCATCGTTGCCCAAGGGCGCAAGCGCAAGGCCCGCAACGCGCAGTTCTATGCCACTCTCGAGCGGCAATATGGCGTGCCCGCAGGCGTGTTGATCGCCATTCATGGCATGGAAACAGGCTTTGGCAATTTCATGGGCGACAGTCAGGTTGTTTCGGCAATCACCACGCTGGCCTATGACTGCCGCCGGTCAGATTTTTTCATCCCTCACGCCATCGGCGCGCTCAAACTCGTGGATCAGGGCGCGATCACCTCTGCCACCAAGGGGGCCAAACATGGCGAGCTGGGCCACACCCAGTTTCTGCCCGGCAACGCGTTGACCTATGGGGTCGATGCAACCGGAGATGGTAGGGTCGATTTCTACAACTTGACCGATGCACTCGCCTCTACGGCGAACTTCCTACGTCAGAAGGGATGGAAGCCCGGCAAAGGATATCAGCCCGGCGAGCCCAATTTTGCAGTGATAAAGCAATGGAATGCGGCCACTGTGTACCAAAAGTCGATTGCTATCATGGGGGCCCGAATAGACAACTAG
- a CDS encoding heme-dependent oxidative N-demethylase family protein: MKEILQTSIPYDFQTAKALPGIAPIGDEAWLHQDEAFAGQMAYRDELITRKRDKVVAIDEAAVPAARELLDEVLAQIYPGQTNQVLRADGVRVPLDRDNPLGTLGRIVQEDFCILQKQGDEHVLTGAVLCFPASWTLSEKFMRPLIGIHDTVDSYDAGIAKRVQRLFDGVKAERPMWRFNALWYVDPDLHQPRSIHDRRKHPDPANASYFRSERQCILRLPQTEAVVFSIHTYILAKSHVPNDESPVTR; the protein is encoded by the coding sequence ATGAAAGAGATCCTGCAGACATCGATTCCCTACGATTTTCAAACTGCCAAGGCATTGCCCGGTATCGCACCTATAGGTGACGAGGCGTGGTTGCATCAGGATGAAGCCTTTGCGGGGCAGATGGCGTATCGCGATGAGTTGATAACCCGGAAACGCGACAAGGTGGTGGCCATCGATGAGGCAGCGGTGCCTGCTGCTCGGGAACTTTTGGATGAGGTGTTGGCACAGATTTACCCGGGGCAAACAAACCAGGTGCTGCGTGCTGATGGCGTCCGAGTCCCTCTGGACCGAGATAACCCATTGGGGACGTTGGGACGCATCGTGCAGGAAGATTTCTGTATTTTGCAGAAACAGGGTGATGAGCACGTTCTTACAGGTGCTGTTTTGTGTTTCCCGGCCAGTTGGACCCTGTCCGAGAAGTTCATGCGCCCATTGATCGGTATTCACGATACGGTGGATTCATACGACGCAGGCATCGCCAAGCGGGTGCAGCGTCTGTTTGACGGGGTCAAGGCAGAGCGTCCCATGTGGCGGTTCAACGCATTGTGGTACGTGGATCCGGACCTGCACCAACCGCGTAGCATTCATGACAGACGCAAGCATCCCGATCCTGCGAACGCCAGCTATTTTCGCTCCGAGCGGCAGTGCATCCTGCGGTTGCCGCAAACTGAGGCGGTCGTTTTTTCAATCCACACCTATATTTTGGCAAAGAGTCACGTGCCAAACGACGAAAGCCCCGTCACTCGTTAG
- the dddP gene encoding dimethylsulfonioproprionate lyase DddP, which translates to MNQHYRDRRKIDPNKGPTLGDGTPNDNDRVEIGPTQLAFAEWEAAGLILPNLERMREHRWKRLTQHVIDRGYGGVLLFDPLNIRYATDSTNMQLWNTHNPFRALLLCADGYMVIWDYKQSPFLSEFNPLVREQRSGADLFYFDRGDKVDVAADKLSNEVRDLIQEHGGGNMRLAVDKIMLHGLRALEAQGFEIMEGEELTEKCRAVKGPDEILAMRCASHACETSVRAMEEFARANVGDGKTSEDDIWAVLHAENIRRGGEWIETRLLASGQRTNPWFQECGPRITQQNEIISFDTDLVGSYGICIDISRSWWIGDEKPPADMVYAMQHAHEHIMTNMEMLKPGVMIPELTANAHRLDDQFQAQKYGCLMHGVGLCDEWPLVAYPDAAVEGAYDYPLEPGMVLCVEACVGAVGGAFSIKLEDQVLITEDGYENLTKYPFDPALMGQ; encoded by the coding sequence GTGAACCAGCATTACCGAGACCGACGCAAGATCGACCCCAACAAGGGCCCGACCCTGGGGGATGGAACCCCCAACGACAACGACCGGGTCGAGATCGGCCCGACGCAATTGGCCTTTGCCGAATGGGAGGCCGCCGGGCTGATCCTGCCCAATCTTGAGCGGATGCGCGAACACCGCTGGAAGCGACTGACCCAACACGTGATCGACCGAGGCTATGGCGGCGTGCTGCTGTTTGATCCGCTCAACATCCGCTATGCCACCGACTCGACCAACATGCAGCTGTGGAACACCCACAACCCATTCCGCGCGCTGCTGTTGTGCGCAGATGGTTATATGGTGATCTGGGATTACAAACAGTCGCCGTTCTTGTCCGAATTCAACCCACTGGTGCGCGAGCAGCGCTCGGGCGCAGACCTGTTCTATTTCGATCGCGGCGACAAAGTGGACGTGGCCGCCGACAAGCTGTCGAACGAAGTGCGCGACCTGATCCAGGAGCACGGCGGCGGTAACATGCGGCTGGCCGTGGACAAGATCATGCTGCACGGGCTACGCGCTTTAGAGGCGCAGGGCTTCGAGATCATGGAAGGCGAAGAGCTCACCGAGAAATGCCGCGCCGTCAAAGGCCCGGACGAGATCCTGGCCATGCGATGTGCCAGCCATGCCTGCGAAACATCCGTCCGCGCGATGGAGGAGTTCGCCCGCGCCAACGTAGGCGACGGCAAGACCAGCGAAGATGACATCTGGGCCGTGCTGCACGCGGAAAACATCCGCCGCGGCGGAGAATGGATTGAAACCCGCCTGTTGGCATCGGGCCAGCGCACCAACCCCTGGTTCCAGGAATGTGGCCCCCGGATCACGCAACAAAACGAGATCATCTCGTTCGACACCGACCTGGTCGGGTCATACGGCATCTGCATCGACATCTCGCGCAGCTGGTGGATCGGGGACGAAAAACCGCCCGCCGACATGGTCTATGCCATGCAACACGCGCATGAGCACATCATGACCAATATGGAGATGCTGAAACCCGGTGTGATGATCCCCGAGCTGACGGCAAACGCCCACCGATTGGATGATCAGTTTCAGGCGCAAAAATACGGCTGCCTGATGCATGGCGTGGGCCTGTGCGATGAATGGCCGTTGGTCGCCTACCCCGACGCGGCGGTCGAAGGCGCCTATGACTATCCGCTGGAACCCGGCATGGTCCTGTGTGTCGAGGCCTGCGTGGGTGCCGTTGGCGGTGCCTTCTCGATCAAGCTTGAGGATCAGGTTCTCATCACTGAAGACGGCTATGAAAACCTGACCAAATACCCCTTTGATCCCGCTCTGATGGGGCAATAA
- a CDS encoding Hint domain-containing protein, with protein sequence MSGRTYEFEKWGKDTPTEPGAGPGGDDEFYFDLSGFDDNFDIEIKSFDPLDCFIFTNFDSYSVVGNVWTFDYTGSDGQPHTVSIDAESTNGTGVACIVVCFAKGTKIRVPAGQMSIEDLQVGDMVHCGDGMQRPILWIGSRAIDQQTLDLHPELRPVQIKTGALEPGYPARDLYLSPQHRVLLRDWRAELLFGEDEVLATASSLINDSTIRPDMECTQVEYFHLLLDGHQTVFANGVECETLMPAEMAQNALPAEARTEICAIFPELATDLGSFGPLYRMALKPTEIRAMMAL encoded by the coding sequence TTGAGCGGTCGAACGTACGAGTTCGAAAAATGGGGAAAGGATACGCCAACCGAACCTGGAGCGGGACCAGGTGGAGATGACGAATTCTATTTTGACCTTTCTGGGTTCGACGACAACTTTGACATCGAAATCAAAAGCTTTGACCCGTTAGATTGCTTTATCTTCACTAATTTCGACAGCTACAGCGTGGTCGGCAACGTCTGGACGTTTGACTATACCGGTTCGGACGGGCAACCGCACACGGTTTCGATAGACGCGGAATCCACCAATGGCACCGGTGTGGCCTGCATTGTGGTCTGTTTTGCCAAGGGAACCAAGATCCGCGTGCCAGCGGGGCAAATGTCGATTGAGGATCTGCAGGTCGGCGACATGGTCCATTGCGGCGACGGTATGCAGCGGCCAATCCTTTGGATTGGCAGCCGTGCCATTGATCAGCAGACGTTGGACCTGCACCCCGAATTGCGTCCGGTGCAGATCAAGACGGGTGCGCTGGAACCGGGCTATCCCGCCCGCGACTTATACCTGTCGCCCCAGCATCGTGTGTTGTTGCGCGACTGGCGGGCGGAGCTGTTGTTTGGTGAGGATGAGGTATTGGCAACCGCATCGTCATTGATCAACGACAGCACCATCCGGCCGGATATGGAGTGTACGCAGGTCGAGTATTTTCACCTGCTGCTGGACGGGCATCAGACCGTCTTCGCCAACGGGGTCGAGTGTGAGACGCTGATGCCGGCAGAGATGGCCCAAAACGCCTTGCCCGCCGAAGCCCGGACCGAGATTTGTGCGATCTTCCCGGAACTGGCAACGGACCTTGGATCGTTTGGTCCGCTGTATCGCATGGCCCTGAAACCGACGGAAATCAGGGCCATGATGGCGCTATGA